In Candidatus Dormiibacterota bacterium, the following are encoded in one genomic region:
- a CDS encoding SDR family oxidoreductase yields MTLDGARILLVGGTSGLGLAVAQAAAERGATPIVASRNPASVDRALGTLPKRAEGATVDLADTGSIARLVEHAGPIDHLVYTAGEPLHLTMLPDLTPEIARSLWETRYFGALGVVRAVTVAGAVRERGSIVLTGGNAGQRPGPGWALAASVCGAMEALTRQLALELAPLRVNLVAPGVTRSPLWAGMSGDDEQALYDGLAATLPVGRVGEPSDVALAYLYAMEQPMATGTSILVDGGAVLV; encoded by the coding sequence GTGACACTCGACGGAGCCCGCATCCTCCTGGTCGGCGGCACCTCCGGGCTCGGCCTCGCAGTCGCCCAGGCCGCCGCCGAGCGCGGGGCGACGCCGATCGTCGCATCCCGCAATCCTGCAAGCGTCGACCGCGCGCTCGGCACCCTGCCCAAGCGCGCGGAGGGGGCCACGGTCGATCTCGCCGACACCGGCTCGATCGCGCGGCTCGTCGAGCACGCCGGACCGATCGACCACCTGGTGTACACCGCCGGCGAACCCCTCCACCTCACCATGCTGCCTGACCTCACCCCGGAGATCGCCCGGAGCCTCTGGGAGACGCGCTACTTCGGCGCGCTCGGCGTCGTCCGCGCGGTCACCGTCGCCGGCGCCGTGCGTGAGCGCGGCTCCATCGTGCTCACCGGCGGCAACGCCGGCCAGCGCCCCGGCCCAGGCTGGGCGCTCGCAGCGAGCGTGTGCGGCGCCATGGAGGCACTCACCCGGCAGCTCGCCCTCGAACTCGCACCCCTTCGGGTCAACCTGGTCGCACCCGGCGTCACCCGCAGCCCGCTCTGGGCCGGCATGTCCGGCGACGACGAACAGGCACTGTACGACGGCCTCGCCGCCACCCTACCCGTCGGCCGCGTGGGTGAACCCTCCGACGTCGCGCTCGCTTACCTCTACGCGATGGAGCAGCCGATGGCCACGGGCACCTCGATCCTCGTCGACGGTGGCGCCGTGCTCGTCTGA
- a CDS encoding DUF6569 family protein: protein MHHDVAALIPALLGRLRSGGAHLDRFGLTVVPIHPAANDELRIGHPAQEAVPTEHDPPLADRIVVTNLSDHAIVLATGTIATGGHCARALSETTVVEAHETHSIPVEAIEPRWWHQGTLRWAGSLEPALVAAVMLVHGADGGLRARARTALWSVPGLAPDESPVLSSADSLPVRAKSWLLYHERGFLAARLPGHDRPSLPSSSIRAGVRPPPPQVPGEPLADVTARLNSIRWTNGTGAARTQDGHTFAAQATRSASGIAELSLVRLTADLLRHLLHTPG, encoded by the coding sequence ATGCACCACGACGTCGCCGCCCTGATCCCAGCACTGCTCGGACGCCTGCGATCGGGGGGCGCCCATCTCGACCGCTTCGGTCTGACGGTGGTCCCCATCCATCCCGCCGCAAACGACGAGCTCCGAATCGGGCACCCAGCTCAGGAGGCGGTGCCCACGGAGCATGACCCGCCGCTCGCGGATCGGATCGTCGTGACGAACCTCTCAGATCACGCCATCGTCCTGGCGACGGGCACGATCGCCACCGGTGGTCACTGCGCTCGGGCTCTCTCTGAGACCACCGTCGTGGAGGCCCATGAGACGCACTCCATCCCGGTGGAGGCAATCGAACCGCGATGGTGGCACCAGGGCACTCTCCGGTGGGCCGGCTCGCTCGAGCCGGCGCTCGTGGCCGCCGTCATGCTCGTGCACGGTGCGGATGGAGGCCTGAGGGCGAGGGCACGCACGGCGCTCTGGAGTGTGCCGGGGCTCGCTCCGGACGAGAGCCCTGTGCTCTCCTCGGCTGACTCCCTTCCCGTGCGCGCGAAGAGCTGGCTCCTCTACCACGAGCGGGGCTTCCTCGCCGCGCGTCTTCCAGGACACGACCGGCCGAGCCTTCCGTCCTCCTCGATCCGGGCGGGGGTGCGGCCGCCGCCTCCACAGGTACCGGGCGAGCCGCTGGCCGACGTGACGGCACGGCTCAACTCGATCCGCTGGACCAACGGCACGGGCGCGGCACGTACCCAGGACGGCCACACGTTCGCTGCTCAGGCAACACGCTCGGCCAGCGGCATCGCCGAGCTGTCGCTGGTTCGCCTGACGGCCGATCTGCTGCGGCACCTGCTCCACACGCCCGGCTGA
- a CDS encoding transcriptional regulator, with protein MPSTYEPGEKFIRVFQLYQRLCETRTGLTTAQLAEELEVTVRSVQRYLATLRDSAGIDIEEESGRFRVGDRTRLPAMQLDQHQAAALLLAVRLLHQMRPNQDPALVGALAQLATALRLPLVVRYLESTIVAIEARPPNPTRQQVERTVVEAFVQSRVAEIEYEDAEGKATRRAIHPYFLEPRPEGRTIYVLAYDEKSKEVRSFRLDRIASARLLAHRFEVPEDFDVDAHLAGSWGIWRGDGEEEVVLRFEPRAARRVKQTVWHPSARLTELDGGGVEMRLTVSSEVEMRPWVLGWGDLVEVLEPPSLRAHVSEAVHRAAERYRGDR; from the coding sequence ATGCCAAGCACCTACGAGCCGGGCGAGAAGTTCATCCGCGTCTTCCAGCTGTATCAGCGCCTCTGCGAGACGCGCACCGGGCTCACGACCGCCCAGCTCGCTGAAGAACTCGAGGTGACGGTCCGCTCCGTCCAGCGCTACCTCGCCACCCTCCGGGACAGCGCGGGAATCGACATCGAGGAGGAGAGCGGTCGCTTCCGCGTCGGTGACCGCACCCGCCTACCGGCGATGCAGCTCGACCAGCACCAGGCAGCAGCCCTGCTCCTGGCGGTTCGGCTGCTCCACCAGATGCGCCCCAACCAGGACCCCGCGCTGGTGGGAGCGCTCGCCCAGTTGGCAACCGCGCTCCGCCTCCCCCTGGTGGTCCGCTACCTGGAGTCGACCATCGTGGCCATCGAGGCGCGGCCGCCCAACCCAACGCGGCAACAGGTGGAGCGCACCGTCGTCGAGGCCTTCGTCCAGTCACGGGTCGCCGAGATCGAGTACGAAGACGCCGAGGGCAAGGCCACGCGCCGGGCGATCCATCCCTACTTCCTGGAGCCGCGTCCCGAGGGGCGCACCATCTACGTCCTCGCCTACGACGAGAAGTCGAAGGAGGTCCGCTCCTTCCGCCTCGACCGGATCGCCTCAGCTCGGCTGCTCGCGCACCGCTTCGAGGTGCCCGAGGACTTCGACGTGGACGCCCACCTTGCCGGCTCCTGGGGAATCTGGCGCGGCGATGGCGAGGAGGAGGTCGTCCTGCGATTCGAGCCGCGGGCCGCCCGGCGGGTGAAGCAGACCGTCTGGCATCCGAGCGCACGTCTCACCGAGCTCGACGGAGGCGGTGTCGAGATGCGCCTCACGGTGTCCAGCGAGGTGGAGATGCGGCCTTGGGTGCTGGGCTGGGGAGATCTCGTCGAGGTGCTCGAGCCGCCGTCGCTCCGGGCGCACGTGTCCGAGGCCGTCCACCGGGCCGCGGAGCGGTACCGCGGCGACAGATAG
- a CDS encoding FAD-dependent monooxygenase, with translation MSAATKVTNRETEAVDVVVVGARCAGSAAAIALAKAGRRVVALDRATFPSDTLSTHVIFPSGIAQLARLGALERVLASGVPKCRRIMLSAAGVDVVERYRAVEGIDYAMCMPRPALDLALVSTARGFGAEVREHSGVTGVLWEGDRAAGVRYRAEDGATREIRAPLVIGADGRRSTVASLVGAEEPYRGSRNGRGLAFWYMDDPKAGTPWRDVLVQWRIGEVFGMVFPTPDDRMLVLFMGPAEDIPRFQKDARGMWEQMLRQHRRLADRVEGAGNPTKLRATADTSSYFRASSGPGWALVGDAGHFKDPIIAQGIGDALLYGRLVGECAGRTLDDPRALDRALLEWEAQRDRDCLPAYHWANNETRVEPLSRLTVEAFRSFAAAPDQRNISDMFSRVRRPETVISFPRMALWLARALMRPGAPRRSLVREGVRETRIHFDVVYEGWRREFRSRRVAASDHPGWRRVPAPAAARPTPAAAVRTPSETPEEALV, from the coding sequence ATGAGCGCTGCGACGAAGGTCACCAACCGAGAGACGGAAGCGGTTGACGTGGTGGTCGTCGGCGCCCGATGCGCCGGATCCGCCGCCGCCATCGCCCTCGCCAAGGCGGGACGGCGGGTGGTGGCGCTCGACCGCGCCACCTTCCCGTCCGACACCCTGTCGACCCACGTCATCTTCCCGTCCGGCATCGCCCAGCTGGCCCGGCTGGGCGCGCTGGAGCGCGTGCTCGCCTCGGGCGTGCCGAAGTGCCGGCGGATCATGCTGAGCGCCGCCGGCGTCGATGTGGTCGAGCGCTATCGCGCCGTCGAGGGCATCGACTACGCGATGTGCATGCCCAGGCCGGCGCTCGACCTGGCCCTGGTGTCGACGGCGCGAGGCTTCGGCGCGGAGGTCCGCGAGCACTCCGGTGTCACCGGGGTGCTCTGGGAGGGCGATCGTGCCGCCGGGGTGCGCTATCGCGCCGAGGACGGAGCCACCCGGGAGATCCGGGCGCCCCTGGTGATCGGCGCAGACGGCCGCCGGTCGACGGTCGCCTCGCTGGTCGGCGCCGAGGAGCCGTACCGCGGCTCCCGGAATGGCCGGGGTCTGGCGTTCTGGTACATGGACGACCCCAAGGCGGGCACGCCCTGGCGCGACGTCCTCGTCCAGTGGCGGATCGGAGAGGTGTTCGGGATGGTCTTCCCCACCCCCGACGACCGCATGCTGGTGCTCTTCATGGGCCCGGCGGAGGACATCCCGCGATTCCAGAAGGACGCCAGGGGCATGTGGGAGCAGATGCTCCGGCAGCACCGGCGCCTGGCCGACCGGGTGGAGGGGGCGGGCAACCCCACCAAGCTTCGCGCCACCGCCGACACCTCCTCGTACTTCCGGGCATCGAGCGGGCCGGGGTGGGCGCTGGTGGGCGACGCAGGCCACTTCAAGGACCCGATCATCGCTCAGGGCATCGGCGACGCGCTGCTCTACGGACGCCTGGTCGGCGAGTGCGCCGGACGCACCCTCGACGACCCCCGCGCGCTCGACCGCGCGCTGCTGGAGTGGGAGGCGCAGCGCGACCGTGACTGCCTGCCGGCGTACCATTGGGCGAACAACGAGACCCGGGTCGAGCCACTCTCCCGCCTGACGGTCGAGGCGTTCCGCAGCTTCGCCGCGGCGCCGGATCAGCGGAACATCTCTGACATGTTCTCCCGCGTGCGCAGGCCGGAGACGGTCATCAGCTTCCCTCGCATGGCACTCTGGCTGGCCCGAGCTCTGATGCGGCCCGGAGCACCGCGGCGCAGCCTCGTCCGCGAGGGAGTCCGCGAGACCCGTATCCATTTCGACGTCGTCTACGAGGGATGGAGGCGGGAGTTCCGCTCGCGCCGGGTCGCTGCCTCGGACCATCCCGGTTGGAGACGTGTCCCCGCCCCCGCCGCCGCACGCCCCACCCCCGCAGCGGCCGTGCGCACCCCCTCCGAAACCCCAGAGGAGGCACTGGTATGA